In Mycobacteriales bacterium, the DNA window CGGGCAGGGCTCGCGAGGGGGTGGGGTCGTGAGACCACGCCTCACGTTCCGGGGTCGGACCCGCCGCCCCGGAACCGGCGCAGCAGCAGCGCCGCCCCGACGAGCACGACCGCGACGACACCGAGGACGGCCGGCAGGCCGGTCTGCGCGAGAGGCTCCACGGCGCGCACGCTACGCCGTTCAGATGCCCGGGTCCGCCAGTCGCAGCGAGTTGAGCCGGGTCTCGGTCGCGTCGATCTGCGCGACGACCGACGCGACCGACGGCGGCACCGGCACGTCGCGGTCGCTGTACAGGAAGACGTTGAGGACCTCGTTGGCGCCGACCTGGAGGCCGCGCTCGACGCAGAACTCCCCCAGCGCGAACTCCCAGGAGAACACCCCGCCGGACTCGTCGTCGGCGACGTGGCAGTAGTAGGTCAGGAACCGGTTGCCCTGCAACGCGTAGTGGCGCACGCCGCCGCGCCCCGCCGACTGGAACACGAAGCCGATCGACTCCAGGTCGTCCACGAACGCCACGCGCGTCTCCTTCAGCGGCGCCGGATCCGGGCGTCCACGCCGTTGACCACATCGTGCACCGGCTCGCCCGTGACGGCGCGGCGGAGGTTCTCCTGCACCGCGACCGCGATCCGCAGCCGCGCCTGCACCGTCGCGCCCGCGCCGTGCGGCGACAGCAGCACCCGCTCGTGCCGCAGCGGCGAGCCCTCCGGCAACGGCTCCCTCTCGAACACGTCGAACGCCGCTCCCAGCAGCCGCCCCTCGTCCAGCAGCCGCACCACCGCGGCCTCGTCCACGATGCCGCCGCGGGCGGCGTTGACCAGGACGGCGCCCTGCGGCAGCGCCCGCAGCCGTTCCTCGGTCAGCAGGCCGCGCGTCTCGTCGCCCAGCGCCACTACGACCACCAGCACGTCGCTCGTCGCCAGCAGGTCGTCCAGGCTCGCGAACGCCGCGTCGGCGCGTGGCGTGCGGGTCCAGTAGCGGACCGCGCAGCCGAGCGCGCGGAACCGTTCCGCGCAGGCCGCCCCGATCGCGCCGT includes these proteins:
- a CDS encoding NAD(P)-dependent oxidoreductase, whose translation is MTRERWTLAALVPMPAEAVRGFAPDLPVDVVVPEERTPDGARAAVAEADLLLGDFTALLRVDRDLLAAAPRLAFVQQPTVGVEHIDLAACAERGIPVANTAGVNAVGVAEWCLAAALAVSRSLLWADAEVRAGRWPQLELAARGSLELTGRRVGLVGYGAIGAACAERFRALGCAVRYWTRTPRADAAFASLDDLLATSDVLVVVVALGDETRGLLTEERLRALPQGAVLVNAARGGIVDEAAVVRLLDEGRLLGAAFDVFEREPLPEGSPLRHERVLLSPHGAGATVQARLRIAVAVQENLRRAVTGEPVHDVVNGVDARIRRR